The following proteins come from a genomic window of Kocuria palustris:
- a CDS encoding AAA family ATPase, with translation MFENLRPDGYDQLMLRRLDLNDRWRSLDQGFWPENVPLGHATVVYGHNGSGKSTLAELLLSLGEGQAATNVVWECDDQRELRVSSGGSAPTSIDVFTRAWVNENLSEFLAGENADAIVTLGRGAINSKQEEEGLLAEFERAQDLVGKSEEQRREAQQEVDKLARRVQSRIVEELRRFDYNHYTKNRYSVNKVSEMLRSAQGDFPDDSTHTDALILLGEGVPSPVPEVAGPPAGLERLHELGSILSRTPTRIAIETLEASRRAQEWVEQGLSLHEAEEHCLFCDGVLSVERREQLARHFDESWLQIRHDAQQVLDRAEEYKKSLSEWLDSLPDPSDLSSDLQAAYNPEADLARREVEARVACVKQIEKALISKVADPGATPVEPDLSALDTVLEVAALSEVVKDHNDQARRHEELTELRKAIVLDHIVGSQSQTFRELEKQSADAEEAHDGALEAARMAERGLERVRQERFTTIEMAETLTRDLARVYGKNHLNIAVSDDGRSYRCRRGDADGTHLSEGERTTLSLLYFLRNLEDQQERGVDPSQRIVVIDDPSSSLDRESLFATHQWLVSALKDFGQYIILTHDFSLLRLFILSHKSKWNASAKAIEKGDADEIRFPRVAFREIFGTTNDGKRTTKVGQLPDLLRSSTSEYAYLFSMVMMGVQDADDHERLFLLPNAARRVIETFASYKAPHRPNFLQQLEALVQVDPNERYRDVYDFCNRFSHGEGGETVGMLDARAVHGHIRRCMEFLRSVDNDHFVRMCEAVKVDPKVLA, from the coding sequence TTGTTCGAGAATCTGAGACCCGACGGCTACGATCAGCTCATGCTTCGTCGACTTGATCTGAATGACCGATGGCGATCCCTTGACCAGGGATTCTGGCCCGAAAATGTTCCCTTGGGGCACGCGACAGTCGTATACGGCCACAACGGCAGTGGTAAGTCAACGCTGGCTGAACTACTTCTCAGCCTCGGCGAGGGACAGGCAGCAACCAACGTTGTGTGGGAATGCGACGACCAGCGCGAGCTGAGGGTCTCCTCGGGTGGGAGTGCCCCAACATCAATCGACGTATTCACTCGCGCGTGGGTTAATGAAAATTTGTCAGAATTCTTGGCAGGGGAAAACGCTGACGCGATTGTCACACTCGGTCGCGGGGCCATCAACTCGAAGCAGGAGGAAGAGGGCCTCTTAGCTGAGTTCGAACGGGCACAAGATCTCGTTGGAAAGAGTGAAGAGCAGCGCCGGGAGGCTCAGCAAGAGGTCGACAAACTCGCTCGTCGCGTTCAGAGCCGGATCGTCGAAGAGCTCCGGCGTTTCGACTACAACCACTACACCAAAAACCGCTATTCGGTGAACAAGGTCAGCGAGATGCTCCGTTCGGCGCAAGGCGACTTCCCTGACGACAGCACGCACACCGACGCACTCATCCTGCTCGGCGAGGGCGTGCCTTCGCCCGTCCCGGAAGTTGCGGGTCCACCGGCCGGGCTGGAACGACTGCACGAACTCGGATCTATCCTGTCCCGCACTCCGACGCGCATCGCGATCGAAACTCTTGAGGCCAGCCGTCGTGCTCAGGAGTGGGTGGAACAGGGTCTCTCGCTCCACGAGGCGGAGGAACACTGCCTTTTCTGCGACGGCGTCTTGTCTGTTGAGCGACGAGAGCAACTTGCTCGACATTTCGACGAAAGCTGGTTGCAGATCCGCCACGATGCACAGCAGGTTCTGGATAGAGCAGAGGAGTACAAGAAGAGTTTGTCCGAATGGCTGGACTCGCTGCCCGACCCTTCGGACCTTTCCAGTGATCTACAGGCCGCTTACAACCCGGAAGCAGACCTGGCTAGACGTGAAGTGGAAGCTCGAGTGGCCTGCGTCAAGCAGATCGAGAAGGCGCTTATCTCGAAAGTCGCTGATCCTGGTGCGACCCCTGTCGAGCCAGATCTCTCGGCGCTTGACACTGTGCTCGAGGTGGCTGCCCTCTCAGAAGTGGTCAAGGACCATAATGACCAGGCTCGTAGGCACGAAGAGCTTACGGAATTAAGGAAGGCGATTGTGCTGGATCACATCGTCGGATCGCAAAGCCAAACTTTCCGTGAATTGGAGAAACAATCAGCGGATGCTGAAGAAGCGCACGATGGCGCCCTGGAGGCTGCCAGGATGGCCGAGCGCGGGTTAGAGAGAGTGCGCCAGGAACGGTTCACTACGATAGAGATGGCTGAAACTCTCACCCGTGACCTAGCGCGCGTCTACGGGAAGAACCACCTTAACATCGCCGTGAGTGATGATGGCAGGTCGTACAGATGTCGTCGTGGGGACGCGGATGGGACGCATCTCAGCGAGGGTGAGCGGACCACGCTGTCTCTGCTGTACTTTCTGCGGAATCTCGAGGATCAGCAGGAGCGTGGCGTTGATCCCAGTCAACGCATTGTCGTCATCGACGATCCGTCAAGTTCCCTCGACCGTGAATCCCTCTTCGCTACCCACCAGTGGCTAGTTAGCGCCCTCAAAGATTTCGGACAATACATAATCCTGACTCACGATTTCAGTCTACTTCGCCTGTTCATCTTGTCTCATAAGAGTAAGTGGAATGCGTCTGCTAAGGCGATCGAAAAAGGTGACGCGGATGAAATCCGATTTCCGCGTGTCGCGTTTCGTGAGATCTTCGGTACTACGAACGACGGAAAGCGCACAACGAAGGTTGGCCAACTTCCGGACCTGTTGCGCAGCAGCACCTCGGAGTACGCTTACCTCTTCTCCATGGTCATGATGGGTGTGCAAGACGCGGACGATCACGAACGGCTGTTCTTGCTGCCCAACGCGGCTCGGCGCGTGATAGAGACCTTTGCGAGCTACAAGGCGCCGCATCGGCCGAACTTCCTTCAGCAGTTGGAAGCGCTCGTGCAGGTCGACCCGAACGAGCGATATCGGGATGTGTACGACTTTTGCAATCGATTCTCTCACGGAGAGGGCGGTGAGACGGTGGGGATGCTTGACGCCAGAGCTGTGCATGGTCATATCCGGCGTTGCATGGAGTTTTTGCGATCCGTCGACAACGATCATTTCGTGAGAATGTGTGAGGCGGTCAAAGTGGATCCCAAGGTGCTCGCGTAG